A stretch of the Malus sylvestris chromosome 10, drMalSylv7.2, whole genome shotgun sequence genome encodes the following:
- the LOC126586901 gene encoding stemmadenine O-acetyltransferase-like — protein sequence MATKIEVEIIENQTVKPSSPTPHQLRNFKLSVLDQMAPVVHVPLLLFYPNIATTHSMAMNERCQLLIQSLAKALTHFYPLAGRLVEGSFTIECNDDGAEFIIARVNCSLADILEPPDVVMLNQFLPTEGKGPMLLVQVNFFECGGMAIGFKISHKIADGSTVFTFIKYLSTIALQSSDSDQVVLPPEFGTASHFPPLDFSNSSQPTPMTKKFHQARKCITERYVFDASKISTLKSDVASSIVPNPTRVEAVSALIWKCAIEASRSNSESPRPSMFHQGVNLRKRFVPPLPENLAGNIVGRFTSKVEEFAMIDLKDLAGKFRKGIEQMKEKYAAKVVFDSNVACQERTDFCKNVLDNDGIENYACTSWCRFPYYETDFGWGKPAWVSLTSFSVANVIALLDKRDCKGLEAWVTMSEETMAILESNVELLRYASVNPSVTY from the coding sequence ATGGCCACAAAAATCGAAGTTGAAATAATAGAGAACCAAACAGTTAAACCATCCTCCCCAACTCCTCATCAACTTAGAAATTTTAAGCTCTCAGTTTTGGACCAGATGGCTCCCGTAGTTCATGTCCCACTACTTCTCTTCTATCCCAATATTGCTACTACTCATTCCATGGCCATGAATGAAAGATGTCAGCTTCTAATTCAATCATTAGCCAAAGCTCTCACTCACTTCTACCCCCTTGCCGGAAGATTAGTCGAAGGCAGTTTCACGATTGAATGCAACGATGATGGAGCTGAATTCATCATAGCCCGTGTCAACTGTTCCTTAGCGGATATTTTGGAACCCCCGGATGTCGTGATGCTAAACCAGTTCCTTCCAACCGAAGGAAAAGGCCCAATGCTTCTTGTGCAAGTCAACTTTTTCGAGTGCGGTGGAATGGCAATCGGATTCAAGATTTCACATAAGATTGCTGATGGCTCCACAGTATTCACATTCATCAAATATTTGTCCACAATAGCACTTCAGTCCAGCGACAGTGATCAGGTGGTATTGCCTCCAGAATTTGGTACTGCATCTCATTTTCCACCACTAGATTTTTCGAACTCATCACAGCCGACACCAATGACCAAGAAATTTCACCAAGCACGGAAGTGCATAACAGAGAGGTATGTGTTTGATGCGTCAAAAATTTCTACTCTCAAATCTGATGTAGCCAGTTCAATTGTTCCCAATCCTACACGTGTGGAAGCGGTTTCAGCACTCATTTGGAAATGTGCAATAGAAGCGTCAAGATCAAACTCGGAGTCCCCAAGGCCATCCATGTTCCATCAAGGTGTGAACTTGCGCAAAAGGTTTGTGCCGCCTTTGCCAGAAAACTTGGCTGGGAACATCGTGGGCCGTTTTACATCGAAGGTTGAAGAGTTTGCGATGATAGATCTAAAAGACTTGGCTGGTAAGTTCAGGAAAGGGATAgaacaaatgaaagaaaagTATGCTGCAAAAGTAGTATTTGATTCTAATGTAGCATGTCAGGAGCGAACAGACTTCTGCAAAAACGTGCTAGATAATGATGGGATAGAAAATTATGCCTGCACCAGTTGGTGTAGGTTTCCTTATTACGAAACTGATTTCGGATGGGGAAAGCCGGCATGGGTGAGCTTAACTAGTTTCTCAGTTGCGAATGTAATTGCTTTGTTGGACAAAAGAGATTGCAAGGGATTAGAAGCATGGGTGACAATGAGTGAAGAAACCATGGCCATCCTTGAAAGCAATGTGGAACTGCTTAGATATGCTTCTGTAAATCCAAGTGTCACCTACTGA